Proteins from one Gimesia maris genomic window:
- a CDS encoding DUF1501 domain-containing protein gives MRPSSSELPTISLNQLLARRQLLKRAGSGLGTLGLLSLLQQEGVLEQTTAAPSIQATNPLAPKPTHFPAKAKAVIWLFINGGPSQVDTWDYKPELEKRDGVALEGFDNKTGFFQNSVGPLMKSPFKFKQYGESGKWVSEIFPNMAQHVDKMAFIHSGHTESNNHSPALFMMNSGLPKMGYPCVGSWVTYGLGSESNSLPAFVVMSDPLGRGLPKGQSLNWGAGFLPSVYQGTYLRPTGEPIDNLQPPAVLTEKGRQRSQLDLLKSLNRQHLQQNDSDQELAARIESFELAYRMQSAAPEALDIGQEPKHLQEQYGIGNKKCEHFAKQCLIARRMVERGTRFVQIYSGGMENQRSWDGHSDIKGNHSGFAEETDQPIAALLADLEARGLLNETLVIWGGEFGRLPIAQKGATPGRDHNPHAFTTWLAGGGVKAGTSYGATDEIGFKAAENKVHVNDLHATILSLLGMDHEKLTYLYSGRRFRLTDVGGHVINDIIA, from the coding sequence ATGAGACCATCATCCAGCGAATTACCGACAATCTCACTGAACCAGTTACTGGCACGACGGCAGTTACTCAAACGCGCTGGCAGCGGTCTGGGAACACTCGGATTGCTCAGTCTCCTTCAGCAGGAGGGTGTACTGGAACAGACAACGGCGGCTCCTTCGATACAGGCCACGAATCCATTGGCACCCAAACCGACACACTTCCCGGCGAAAGCCAAAGCAGTGATCTGGCTGTTTATTAACGGTGGTCCCAGTCAGGTCGATACCTGGGATTATAAACCCGAACTGGAAAAACGGGACGGCGTGGCACTGGAAGGCTTCGACAACAAAACCGGCTTTTTCCAGAATTCGGTTGGCCCGCTCATGAAAAGCCCGTTCAAATTCAAACAGTATGGTGAATCCGGAAAATGGGTGTCCGAGATATTCCCGAACATGGCACAACACGTCGACAAAATGGCGTTCATCCACTCCGGACATACGGAATCAAACAATCACAGTCCGGCCTTATTTATGATGAATAGCGGCCTGCCCAAAATGGGTTACCCCTGTGTCGGTTCCTGGGTGACCTACGGACTCGGTTCTGAAAGCAACAGTCTGCCCGCATTTGTTGTGATGTCCGACCCATTGGGACGAGGGTTGCCTAAAGGACAGAGTCTGAACTGGGGCGCCGGTTTTCTACCCAGCGTCTATCAGGGAACATATTTGCGTCCGACAGGTGAGCCGATTGATAACCTGCAGCCCCCTGCGGTTCTCACCGAAAAAGGACGACAACGTTCGCAACTGGATCTGCTGAAATCGCTCAACCGCCAGCATCTGCAGCAGAATGATAGTGACCAGGAACTGGCAGCACGCATCGAAAGCTTCGAACTGGCCTATCGGATGCAGAGTGCCGCCCCGGAAGCCCTCGATATCGGCCAGGAACCGAAACACCTTCAGGAACAGTATGGCATCGGCAATAAGAAGTGCGAGCATTTTGCCAAACAGTGCCTGATTGCCCGCCGGATGGTTGAACGAGGAACCCGCTTTGTACAGATCTATTCAGGTGGCATGGAAAACCAGCGAAGCTGGGATGGCCATTCCGATATTAAAGGCAACCACAGTGGCTTCGCGGAAGAAACCGATCAGCCGATTGCAGCATTACTGGCTGATCTGGAAGCGCGGGGCCTGCTCAATGAAACCCTGGTGATCTGGGGAGGAGAATTCGGACGGCTGCCGATCGCCCAGAAAGGTGCCACGCCGGGTCGCGATCACAATCCGCACGCTTTCACCACCTGGCTGGCAGGTGGCGGCGTTAAAGCGGGGACCAGCTATGGCGCGACTGATGAAATCGGGTTCAAAGCAGCAGAGAATAAAGTACACGTGAATGATCTCCACGCGACCATCCTCAGTCTGCTGGGTATGGATCATGAAAAACTGACGTACCTCTACAGTGGACGACGATTCCGCCTGACAGATGTGGGCGGCCATGTGATTAATGACATCATCGCATAA
- a CDS encoding AraC family transcriptional regulator, with protein MFDSQKFRDDFLKRLDNKLHLEELFNYIPDAYFFAKDAQGRFINISHTWMDIRAIPREEDIIGKTDFDIHPKDLAEQYVAEDQRVMESASPLPNQVWLIPDRHGNLKWYLCSKIPLFGDGGQVIGVAGVLRDIKVAGTEFQSYQELDKVIAYVLEHYQERIQISDLADLMYLSVSQFDRKFKKLYQITPQKYILRVRINAACQSLTRTEKRVSEIALESGFYDQSYFTKQFVNLMGISPSEYRKKFKSHESMS; from the coding sequence ATGTTCGATTCTCAGAAATTCCGTGATGACTTTTTGAAACGGCTGGATAACAAGCTCCATCTGGAAGAGCTGTTTAATTACATTCCGGATGCCTACTTTTTCGCGAAGGATGCCCAGGGACGTTTTATTAACATCAGTCACACCTGGATGGACATCCGCGCGATTCCCCGTGAAGAGGACATCATCGGTAAAACTGACTTCGACATTCATCCCAAAGATCTCGCAGAACAGTATGTGGCTGAAGATCAACGCGTGATGGAGTCCGCCAGTCCGCTGCCCAATCAGGTCTGGTTGATCCCGGACCGTCACGGAAATCTCAAATGGTATCTGTGCAGTAAAATTCCTCTCTTCGGCGATGGTGGCCAAGTCATTGGTGTCGCGGGGGTCCTGCGTGATATTAAAGTGGCCGGCACCGAGTTTCAGTCGTATCAGGAACTGGATAAAGTCATCGCATATGTTCTCGAGCATTATCAGGAACGGATTCAGATTTCCGATCTGGCCGACTTGATGTATTTGTCAGTGAGCCAGTTTGATCGCAAGTTCAAAAAGCTGTATCAGATCACGCCTCAGAAATATATTCTGCGTGTGAGAATCAACGCCGCCTGTCAATCCCTGACGAGAACCGAAAAAAGGGTGTCTGAAATCGCGCTGGAGTCGGGCTTTTATGACCAGAGTTATTTCACAAAACAGTTTGTGAATCTGATGGGCATTTCTCCTTCCGAGTATCGAAAAAAGTTCAAGTCGCACGAATCAATGTCTTAG
- a CDS encoding DUF1501 domain-containing protein, with amino-acid sequence MLKFTGRGTAHTCSGVTRRDFLQVGTLGAMGLSLPQYLEAKEKGLVDKKNDNRSAIMIFNLGAPSQLDTFDMKPDAPAEIRGPFKPINTASPEIDISEILPLHAKVADKFSLVRSCYHTAAAVHDAGWQMMQTGRLFTGGINTPHIGSVVDYLRGRKTDLPANVVLPETMGRGGGNLPNGQAGGFLGKAHDPFALMADPSKPNFKVPDMLPPKEIGTARLERRKKIREVVDETINYFESTEDAKLLNGNFHSAYRLMTSKEAREAFDLSKEPKKVRERYGMNRFGQCCLLARRLVESGVRFVTINTFLTVFNEVTWDIHGSKPFTSIEGMKNIVAPMYDQAYSALIEDLYDRGMLDETLVCNVAEFGRTPKVNPAGGRDHWPQCFTCYFAGGGVQGGRVVGSSDPIGGVPADQPVSPGDLAATVYHSLGFDLHTVLPGPSGRPFPIVDVGNHEIRELF; translated from the coding sequence ATGCTGAAGTTTACCGGTCGAGGCACGGCACATACCTGTAGCGGCGTGACACGCAGAGACTTTCTGCAGGTCGGAACGCTGGGCGCCATGGGACTCTCGCTGCCCCAATATCTCGAAGCGAAAGAAAAAGGCCTGGTGGATAAAAAGAACGACAATCGTTCCGCCATCATGATCTTCAACCTGGGAGCCCCCAGTCAATTAGACACCTTCGATATGAAACCGGATGCCCCGGCGGAAATTCGTGGCCCCTTTAAACCAATCAACACCGCATCCCCTGAGATCGACATCTCCGAGATTCTGCCGTTACATGCGAAAGTCGCAGATAAGTTTTCGCTGGTGCGATCCTGTTATCACACGGCAGCTGCCGTCCACGATGCCGGCTGGCAGATGATGCAGACCGGCCGCCTGTTTACCGGCGGAATTAATACACCCCACATCGGTTCGGTCGTTGATTACCTCCGCGGACGAAAAACCGACCTGCCTGCAAACGTTGTCCTTCCCGAAACGATGGGACGCGGCGGTGGAAATCTCCCTAACGGACAGGCGGGCGGCTTCCTGGGGAAAGCGCACGATCCTTTCGCTCTCATGGCAGATCCTTCAAAACCAAATTTTAAAGTTCCTGACATGCTGCCTCCCAAAGAGATTGGAACAGCCCGACTGGAACGACGCAAAAAAATCCGTGAAGTCGTAGATGAAACGATCAATTACTTCGAATCCACTGAAGACGCGAAACTTCTGAACGGGAATTTCCATTCCGCCTACCGGCTGATGACCAGTAAGGAAGCCCGGGAAGCCTTTGATCTTTCAAAAGAACCCAAAAAGGTCCGCGAACGATATGGTATGAACCGCTTCGGTCAATGCTGCCTGCTCGCTCGGCGACTGGTCGAATCCGGCGTGCGGTTTGTCACCATCAATACCTTCCTGACCGTCTTCAATGAAGTGACCTGGGATATCCACGGCTCCAAGCCGTTCACCTCGATTGAAGGTATGAAAAATATTGTAGCACCCATGTATGACCAGGCTTACAGTGCCCTGATCGAAGATTTGTATGATCGAGGCATGCTGGATGAAACGCTGGTCTGCAACGTGGCTGAGTTCGGCAGAACACCCAAAGTCAATCCCGCCGGAGGCCGGGACCACTGGCCTCAATGTTTTACCTGTTACTTCGCCGGCGGTGGGGTTCAGGGCGGACGCGTGGTCGGCAGCAGTGACCCCATTGGCGGTGTTCCCGCTGATCAGCCTGTTTCCCCCGGAGATCTCGCAGCGACCGTATATCATAGCCTGGGTTTTGATTTGCATACGGTTTTACCCGGTCCTTCCGGACGCCCCTTCCCGATTGTGGATGTGGGTAACCATGAAATCCGCGAGCTGTTTTAA